The DNA sequence CAACCAAGCTCACTTCGGGTAAATCAAGCCCTTCTCGCAGAAGGTTTACTCCTACCAAGACATCAATTGTACCTTCACGGAGTTGCATTAGAATTTCAACACGGTCGAGCGTTTCTACCTCTGAGTGAATATATTTTGAGTTAACATTTAACTTTTCGAGATATTTATGTAGCTCCTCAGCCATTCTTTTGGTAAGTGTAGTAACTAAAACTCTCTCTTTTTTATCAACACAAAGCCTAATCTCTTTTAACAAATCGTCAACCTGATTTAGTGCTGGTCTAACCTCAATAACTGGGTCTAACAAGCCTGTCGGTCTCACAACTTGCTCAACTACAACGCCTTCTGAGCGTTCTAATTCATATTCAGCTGGTGTGGCACTGACATATATTACGTTATTGGTAAGCGACTCGAACTCCTCAAATTTTAAAGGTCTGTTATCGATCGCGGCTGGTAGCCTAAATCCATATTCAACCAATGTTGTCTTACGACTGTTGTCGCCACCATGCATTGCCCTAATCTGAGGCAAGGTAACATGCGACTCATCAATAACAGTTAAAAAGTTTTTCGGGAAATAGTCCAACAGACAGAAAGGTCTGGAACCTTCGCTCCTGCCATCGAAATATCGAGAGTAATTCTCTATGCCTGAGCAGTATCCTAGTTCGCGTATCATTTCTAAGTCGAAAGTAACTCTATCTTGAAGTCTTTTTGCTTCAAGATGTTTTGATTGTTTCTTAAAATACTCAACACGTATATCCAAGTCCTTTTCAATCAGCCTTATAGCTCTATCAATTCTATCTTTCGTGGTTACAAAAATATTTGCGGGGAATATTGTCAATTCCGAGCGTTTTTCGATTGTGGTTCCGTCTATTGGATTAAAGGTTGCAATATCATCAATCTCGTCTCCCCAAAATGATACTCTTATCGCAAATTCTCCATACGCCACCCATATTTCTACTGTATCGCCACGAACACGAAACTTCCCACGAGCAAATATGTTTTCGTCACGGCTATAAAGCGACTCAACCAATTTTCGTAAAAACAAGTTTTGCGCAATTGTTTGACCTTTTTTAATGGTTATTGTGTTCTCGTAGAAATCATCGGGGTTACCAATACCATAAAGACATGACACAGAGCTAACTACAATAACATCGTTGCGTCCGCTTAACAGAGCTGATGTTGCCCTAAGTCTTAATTTCTCAATTTCGTCGTTTATACTTAGGTCTTTTTCAATATATGTGTCACTAACAGGCAGATAGGCTTCTGGCTGGTAATAATCGTAATAAGAGACAAAATATTCAACTTGATTTTCGGGGAAAAACTCTTTAAACTCTGCGTACAGTTGTGCAGCCAAAGTCTTGTTGTGGCTAAGCACCAAAGTTGGAAGTTGCACTTTTTCGATAACATTTGCTATTGTAAATGTTTTTCCCGATCCAGTAACACCAAGAAGAGTCTGAAACCTATTTCCATCAATTATATTTTGAGCTAACTGCTGAATGGCTTCCGGTTGATCGCCCGCTGGGCTATAGTCAGATACAACCTTGAATTTCATCTCTTTAGATAAAAGTATATCGGAAAGTGATCGCTGTAGCCGTTATAATATTTTTCTCCGCTATATGTTCTTGAAGGGGCAAGTTCTCCCTTTTTTGTTTCGTAGCAAATCCATTCGGGCGAGAAAATAAAGCCTTTTCCGTCAGTTCGTAATCCTCTCTTTTTATTTACCAATGATTTAGATATCACGATATTATCAAGCATACTAAACTCGCTTCTAAAGAAATATGTTCCCTTGTTCTCTTCGTACAACGGATACATTATGTTTATTAGTTCCACATTCGCGTCTATTGTTTTGGCTCCTAACACATGATAAACAGCTGTATCGCCCGGAGTGTCGTTGAAATCGCCCATAATAATAAGTTGTGACTTTGAATTTCTTGCTAAAAGCGAATCTACATAATAGCGCAAAGTTTCTGCAGCAATAATTCTTGTGCGTTCAGTTTTTTCTGCTCCACCCACGCGGCTTTTCCAATGATTAACAAACAGATACAAAGTGTCTTTCGCCACAAGACCTTTTACATACAAAATATCACGTGTTCGGTATCTCTTTAGCGTATCAGTATATACAGGTAAAGGTCTCTCTTCCATCAGTTTAAATCTGTTACTATATAGCATTGCCACATCAATTCCACGAGGGTCGGGACTGTCGAAGTGAGAAATACCATATTGATTTTTAATTAATAGTTCTTGCTTGGCTAAATCTTCAACAACCGTCCTATTTTCAACTTCTATCAACCCAACAATATCGGGCAATCTCTCCGAATCAATTGAAGCTATCACTTTTGATAGATTTAGTAGCTTGTTGTTATATTTTTCAGTATCGTACTGTTTTTTACCTTGTGGAGTAAAGTCCACATCTAATCCAGAACTTTGAATTGTATCGAACAGATTTTCAACATTATAATTAACAACCAAGAATGTTTTTGATGTTTGACACGAAACAAAAACTATAATAATTATAACGCTTGCAAAAAGGTTAATTTTGTTTTTCATTGATTTTAAAAAGTTAAAGAGAGTTTAGAAAAATATCATAAATGCTTAAAAACATTCAATATGAACATTTGTCTAAACACTTTTTTTATAGGACTTTAATTCAGAAATCATATCACCAATTGATTCGACAAAAATATTAAATAAAGGTCTTATTTCGGCTTCATTTGGAGATTCTTTAGATAACATTTCAATCTGCTTCATAACCAATCTCAAATTGTGGTTTCCCATCATTGCAAATGATGATTTTAAACTGTGCGAAACCAATGCAACATTTTTCCAATCGTTTTGGTCTAAGCCTATTTCGAGCTTTTCGCGATACTCAGGTATTTGCTCTAAGAAAGTATCTATAAAATCGCATATCAAGTTATTATCATTTCCAGTAGCCTCTCTTAAATAGCCAAAGTCGAGATGATCGTAATTTAATAGGTCAGGGTAATGTTTATCTATTAAAAAGTCTATTTTCGATATCAATTCATCTGGCTTATATGGCTTGGAAATGTAGTCATCCATTCCTTCGCTCAAACATCTCTCCTTTTCGCCTTTAATTGCAGCTGCTGTTACTGCAATAATCGGGATGGTGTTTACTGGCGAACTCATTTCGTTTCTGATATGGCATGTCGTAGAATATCCATCCATTTCTGGCATATGCAAGTCCATCAAAATGAGGTGGTAATGATTTTTTTCTAACTTTTCGATTGCCTCAACGCCCGATTCTGCATAATCAACCTGAAATCCGCTGTTTTGCAAAATGGAAACTGCAAGCAATCTATTGATACGATTATCTTCTACTAATAGAATTTTAACTTTACTTCTTATAGGATTTACAGTATCAATCTTCTCTATTTCAACCACATCAGATGCTTTATCAACTGGTGTGTACGTTATTCCGTACGTTATGGTAAACGAAAATTCCGAGCCTAAGCCTTTACGGCTTTTTACGGTCATCTGTCCGCCCTGCAACTCTACCAACTGCTTTGAAATCGTGAGACCTAAGCCTGTTCCGCCATACTTTCTTGTTGTGCTACTCGATTCTTGGCTAAATGATTGGAATATATCATCTAATTTCTCTTTGTTTATTCCAATTCCTGTGTCGATAACGCTAAATTGCAGAGAGATTGCATCTTCTACTCTGTCTATTACCCTGACTACAAGATTAACATAACCTTTTTCCGTAAATTTTATTGCGTTGCTTATCAGGTTGGTAAGTATTTGCGACAGGCGAAGCTCATCGCCAATTAATGTTGGAATATTATCAGGTATTTTATATTTCAGCTGTAAACTTTTTTCATTAGCTTTTACAATTTGCTGTGATATATTCTTTTCAATAACAGCTGACAAATCAAACGGTTTCTTTTCAAATTCAAGCTTACCCGCTTCAATTTTTGAGAAATCTAAAATATCATTAATAATTACAAGTAATGACTCTGCCGATACCATAATATTATCAAGATATCCGCGCTGAACCTGTGACATCTGCGTCTCTGACAACAAACTTCCCATGCCAAGTATTCCGTTCATGGGTGTTCTTATTTCGTGGCTCATATTGGCTAGAAAACGCTCTTTTGCTTTAACCGAACGCTCCGCTTGTTCTTTTGCATATAGTAGAGCAACATTCTGCTCCTCTATTTGCGATAACATTGTATTAAAACCTTTGTTAAGGTAACCTATTTCATCATTTCTATCATCTTGTGCCCTTATAGAGAAGTCGCGTTTTTCGGAAACCTCTTCCATAACTTTTGCAAGTTTCATAACAGGCTTTGTTATAATCTCTTGAAGTTTAATTGCTAATAAAAATGCTATTGCCAGTGATGTAAGTAAAATAATAGCAATTATATTAACAAAACTCGATATACGCTCATTATACTCCTCAAGATCGGCAAAAATAGAGACCTTGCCAATTTTCTCATCTCCTAAATAGACATTCCGCCAAACATAAAAACCTGTTTCTAATAATACAGAACTATCTTGCTCAGATAAAAATAGAGGTTTTTCATAATTTGTAATATTGTCGGTATATTTAGCTAAAGTATCTCCAGAAGCTAAA is a window from the Bacteroidales bacterium genome containing:
- the uvrB gene encoding excinuclease ABC subunit UvrB, with the translated sequence MKFKVVSDYSPAGDQPEAIQQLAQNIIDGNRFQTLLGVTGSGKTFTIANVIEKVQLPTLVLSHNKTLAAQLYAEFKEFFPENQVEYFVSYYDYYQPEAYLPVSDTYIEKDLSINDEIEKLRLRATSALLSGRNDVIVVSSVSCLYGIGNPDDFYENTITIKKGQTIAQNLFLRKLVESLYSRDENIFARGKFRVRGDTVEIWVAYGEFAIRVSFWGDEIDDIATFNPIDGTTIEKRSELTIFPANIFVTTKDRIDRAIRLIEKDLDIRVEYFKKQSKHLEAKRLQDRVTFDLEMIRELGYCSGIENYSRYFDGRSEGSRPFCLLDYFPKNFLTVIDESHVTLPQIRAMHGGDNSRKTTLVEYGFRLPAAIDNRPLKFEEFESLTNNVIYVSATPAEYELERSEGVVVEQVVRPTGLLDPVIEVRPALNQVDDLLKEIRLCVDKKERVLVTTLTKRMAEELHKYLEKLNVNSKYIHSEVETLDRVEILMQLREGTIDVLVGVNLLREGLDLPEVSLVAILDADKEGFLRSERSLTQTAGRAARNLNGKVIMYADKITNSMQLTIDETNRRRSKQIEFNKKHNITPKQIVKKQSEVLTEILPANKPKVYKPHDTESKSVAEEIFKYMSQKDLESLMKAAKKNMEQAAKDLDFLNAARYRDEMLSIEKLIEKRDKK
- a CDS encoding response regulator, with translation MKWSFNNISIKIKVVGVIIIITLIALVLAGGIFFAYDRKQFEHKTLNNLQMMAGIIGNNSTAALMFKDVAAAHEILFSLSANPNIRSASICLASGDTLAKYTDNITNYEKPLFLSEQDSSVLLETGFYVWRNVYLGDEKIGKVSIFADLEEYNERISSFVNIIAIILLTSLAIAFLLAIKLQEIITKPVMKLAKVMEEVSEKRDFSIRAQDDRNDEIGYLNKGFNTMLSQIEEQNVALLYAKEQAERSVKAKERFLANMSHEIRTPMNGILGMGSLLSETQMSQVQRGYLDNIMVSAESLLVIINDILDFSKIEAGKLEFEKKPFDLSAVIEKNISQQIVKANEKSLQLKYKIPDNIPTLIGDELRLSQILTNLISNAIKFTEKGYVNLVVRVIDRVEDAISLQFSVIDTGIGINKEKLDDIFQSFSQESSSTTRKYGGTGLGLTISKQLVELQGGQMTVKSRKGLGSEFSFTITYGITYTPVDKASDVVEIEKIDTVNPIRSKVKILLVEDNRINRLLAVSILQNSGFQVDYAESGVEAIEKLEKNHYHLILMDLHMPEMDGYSTTCHIRNEMSSPVNTIPIIAVTAAAIKGEKERCLSEGMDDYISKPYKPDELISKIDFLIDKHYPDLLNYDHLDFGYLREATGNDNNLICDFIDTFLEQIPEYREKLEIGLDQNDWKNVALVSHSLKSSFAMMGNHNLRLVMKQIEMLSKESPNEAEIRPLFNIFVESIGDMISELKSYKKSV